A single window of Rhizobium sp. SL42 DNA harbors:
- a CDS encoding NADP-dependent malic enzyme, which produces MPIDKKTVRTRVSVTEQEALDFHSQGRPGKLEITPTKAMATQRDLSLAYSPGVAVPVKAIAADPATAYDYTTRGNMVAVISNGTAILGLGNLGALASKPVMEGKSVLFKRFADVDSIDLEVDTENVDEFINCVRYLGPSFGGINLEDIKAPDCFIIESRLRELMDIPVFHDDQHGTAIIAAAGLINALELTGRDFKTTKLVCNGAGAAAIACIELIKAMGFNSDNIILCDTKGVISQGRIEGMNQWKSAHAVKTDRRTLKEAMEGADVVFGLSQKGAFSAEMVASMAPNPIIFAMANPDPEITPEEVAEIRDDAIMATGRSDYPNQVNNVLGFPYIFRGALDVRASQINDAMKIAAVRALAELAREDVPDDVAAAYQGQRPRFGPQYIIPVPFDPRLISAIPVAVAKAAMETGVARKEIDDLGAYAHELSARRDPIAAATQRIYEHVRSHPKRVVFAEGEEEQVMRAAIAFANQGLGTAILLGRDEPLKATAERAGIDLDRPGIEVVNARVSTRVDAYTEYLYARLQRKGYLHRDAQRLINTDRNHFAACMVALGDADAMVTGTTRNYSTALEDVRRCIDTAPGHRVIGISLALARGRTILVADTAVHDMPTAEELADIAEESAGVARRLGLEPRVALLAYSTFGHPTGERSERLREAVKILDNRHVDFEYDGEMGADVALNSHRMEQYPFCRLSGTANVLVMPAIHSAAISTKMLQELGGLTVMGPLLVGLEKSVQIAQIGAKDSDIVNMAAIAAYNAGA; this is translated from the coding sequence ATGCCGATCGACAAGAAAACAGTTCGCACGCGCGTTTCGGTCACCGAACAGGAAGCGCTCGATTTCCACTCGCAAGGCCGCCCCGGCAAGCTGGAAATCACGCCGACCAAGGCGATGGCCACGCAACGCGACCTGTCGCTTGCCTATTCACCGGGTGTCGCCGTGCCGGTCAAAGCCATCGCCGCAGACCCGGCAACGGCCTATGACTACACGACGCGCGGCAACATGGTCGCGGTCATATCGAACGGCACCGCCATCCTCGGTCTCGGCAATCTCGGTGCGCTGGCCTCCAAGCCGGTGATGGAGGGCAAGTCCGTCCTGTTCAAGCGCTTCGCCGATGTCGACAGCATCGATCTTGAGGTCGACACTGAAAACGTCGACGAGTTCATAAACTGCGTGCGCTATCTAGGCCCCTCTTTCGGCGGCATCAATCTCGAAGACATCAAGGCGCCCGACTGCTTCATCATCGAAAGCCGCCTGCGCGAGCTGATGGACATCCCCGTGTTTCATGACGATCAGCACGGTACTGCGATCATTGCAGCAGCCGGACTGATCAATGCCTTGGAACTCACCGGCCGCGACTTCAAGACGACCAAGCTTGTCTGCAACGGCGCGGGAGCAGCCGCGATCGCCTGCATCGAGCTGATCAAGGCGATGGGCTTCAATAGCGATAACATCATCCTCTGCGACACCAAGGGCGTGATCTCCCAGGGCCGCATCGAGGGCATGAATCAGTGGAAGTCGGCCCATGCGGTGAAGACCGACCGCCGGACGCTGAAGGAAGCGATGGAAGGCGCGGACGTGGTGTTCGGCCTGTCGCAAAAGGGCGCCTTCTCTGCCGAAATGGTCGCATCCATGGCACCGAACCCGATCATCTTCGCGATGGCCAATCCCGACCCGGAAATCACGCCGGAAGAAGTTGCCGAGATCCGCGACGACGCGATCATGGCGACGGGGCGTTCGGACTATCCGAACCAGGTGAACAATGTTCTTGGCTTCCCCTACATTTTCCGCGGGGCGCTCGATGTGCGCGCCAGCCAGATCAACGATGCGATGAAGATCGCCGCGGTGCGTGCGCTTGCCGAACTGGCACGCGAGGATGTGCCTGACGACGTGGCAGCCGCCTATCAGGGGCAGCGTCCGCGCTTTGGCCCGCAATACATCATTCCCGTTCCCTTCGATCCGCGTCTCATCTCCGCGATACCGGTCGCAGTCGCCAAGGCGGCGATGGAAACCGGGGTTGCACGAAAGGAGATCGACGATCTCGGTGCCTATGCCCATGAACTGTCTGCTCGCCGCGACCCGATCGCGGCCGCTACCCAGCGCATTTACGAGCATGTGCGCAGTCATCCGAAGAGGGTGGTCTTTGCAGAAGGCGAGGAAGAGCAGGTCATGCGCGCGGCCATCGCGTTTGCCAACCAGGGGCTGGGCACCGCCATTCTGCTGGGTCGCGACGAGCCCTTGAAGGCAACTGCGGAACGGGCCGGCATTGATCTCGATCGGCCGGGCATCGAGGTCGTGAATGCCCGCGTCTCGACCCGCGTGGATGCCTATACCGAATATCTCTATGCCCGCCTGCAGCGAAAGGGCTATCTGCACCGCGATGCTCAGCGCCTGATCAATACCGACCGCAACCATTTCGCCGCCTGCATGGTGGCCCTTGGCGATGCCGATGCGATGGTGACTGGTACGACGCGCAACTACTCGACTGCGCTCGAGGATGTGCGCCGTTGCATCGACACGGCACCCGGCCACAGGGTGATCGGCATTTCGCTGGCGCTGGCGCGCGGCCGCACCATCCTGGTTGCCGATACAGCCGTGCACGACATGCCGACCGCTGAGGAGCTGGCTGATATCGCCGAAGAATCGGCAGGAGTGGCACGCCGCCTCGGGCTCGAGCCGCGCGTGGCGCTGCTTGCCTATTCGACATTCGGGCATCCGACCGGCGAACGCTCCGAACGCCTGCGTGAAGCCGTGAAGATCCTCGACAACCGCCATGTCGATTTCGAATATGATGGAGAGATGGGGGCGGACGTGGCGCTCAACAGCCACAGGATGGAACAATATCCGTTCTGCCGCCTGTCGGGCACGGCCAATGTGCTCGTCATGCCGGCCATTCACTCAGCGGCGATCTCGACCAAGATGCTGCAGGAACTGGGCGGGCTGACCGTGATGGGGCCACTGCTGGTCGGCCTGGAAAAATCGGTCCAGATTGCCCAAATCGGCGCCAAGGACAGCGATATCGTCAATATGGCGGCGATTGCTGCCTACAATGCCGGTGCCTGA